DNA from Algisphaera agarilytica:
CGCGAACGCATGGCCGGGTCGCTCGACTCGGCGCAAGTCGATGTCTCCGCCGTCATGGCCAACACCACCATGACCCTCCACGACCTGGTCAACCTCCAGGTCGGCGACCTCATCCTCACCGACAAACCCGCCACTTCGCCGCTCGCGCTGACCGTCGAAGGCAAACGCAAGTTCATCGGCCAGCTAGGCCAACACCGCGGCAACCGCGCGTACAAGGTGACGCGATCGATCCAGCCGAAGGACCGGGTGTGAGGGAGTAGGGAGTAGGGAGTAGGGAGTAGGGAGTAGGGAATCGTATTTCGAAAGCCCGCCGCTGCGTAGCTGCGGCGCGGCTCCTACCATCGCGTATGCCCCCCACCTTCGCGATCGACCTCGGCAGCAAACTCGCGGGGACCACCGTCGTGGTCCAAGGCGACCCCGAAACCCAGACGCCCCTGTCCTTCCACGCCTCAGCGAAGAAGCAGGACGCCGACGCGATGATCGCGTCGCTGTTGAGCGCTCACCCCGCCGCCACGGTCTACCTCGACGCCCCGCTCTCGCTGCCGGGCGTCTACCGCCAACTCGACGGCTTCGACGACTTCCACCTCCGCCGAGGCGACCGCGAACTCACCGCGATGTCCCCCATGTTCCTCGGCGGACTCACCGCCCGGGCCATGCGGCTCTCTGCGACGCACTCGCACTGCGTGTGGCACGAGGTCTACCCCGCCGCGCAAGCCAAACGCCTGGAACTTCCAAAGGATCAGTACAAAAAATCTACCGACGCGTTGCCTGAAATGACGCAGCAACTCGCCTCCTTGATCGGTGCCCCGTTTGATCGTCAAGTCGTCGCGACCTGGCACCACTTCGACGCCCTGCTCGCCTGGCTCACCGCCGAACGCCACGCAACAGGCGAAGCCCAAAGCTACGGGCACCCCGACGAAGGCGTCATCCTCGTCTAAGCTGATTCACCCCGCGACCAGCGCATCCGCCCGCTCGCGGATCGGCACCACACGTGCGTGGCTCACCAGCAAGATCGGGCTCATCACGATCGTCCCGATCGCGTACGCATCCGCCCCCGCCGCTTGGTATTCGTCGAGCTCGGCCGCGCTGCGGATCCCGCCGCCGCCGATGATCGCTACGTCTTGCCCCCACGGCAGGTCGCGGATCGCACGGATGCACTGCAACGCCACGGGCT
Protein-coding regions in this window:
- a CDS encoding DUF429 domain-containing protein gives rise to the protein MPPTFAIDLGSKLAGTTVVVQGDPETQTPLSFHASAKKQDADAMIASLLSAHPAATVYLDAPLSLPGVYRQLDGFDDFHLRRGDRELTAMSPMFLGGLTARAMRLSATHSHCVWHEVYPAAQAKRLELPKDQYKKSTDALPEMTQQLASLIGAPFDRQVVATWHHFDALLAWLTAERHATGEAQSYGHPDEGVILV